A single window of Gossypium hirsutum isolate 1008001.06 chromosome A10, Gossypium_hirsutum_v2.1, whole genome shotgun sequence DNA harbors:
- the LOC107895509 gene encoding uncharacterized protein, with protein sequence MGEARVPSKRSSGKTHLFLTKKSRSHQERSTSLVGYSGRARRSKCHNPKSSSLMVTSVGSVDDLKPRCNSCNKFHFGECRMKSEACCRCGSLDYFLRDCPEPPRHPGSASGSRIVSKDTTTKSEAQASVRTYAIHAREEASALDVITGIFSIYDTLVIGLVDPGSTHSYICMKLVSGMDMSMEPTEFVIKVSNPLGKYMRKGYEAYFTFVLNTKESELKIESVPIVHEYPDVFPKELYGWPSVREVEFGIELVPGKTPISIAPYRMAPTEL encoded by the exons ATGGGAGAAGCTCGAGTTCCAAGTAAGAGATCCAGTGGTAAGACGCACTTGTTTCTCACGAAGAAATCGAGGAGTCACCAGGAACGTTCTACTTCGTTggtgggatattcgggtagagcaaGAAGATCCAAATGTCATAACCCGAAGTCTTCTTCCCttatggtaactagtgtgggaagtgtAGATGATCTAAAGCCGAGATGTAATagctgcaacaaatttcattttggagagtgccgaatgaagagcgaAGCATGCtgcagatgtggttctcttgactaTTTCCTTAGAGATTGCCCAGA ACCTCCGAGACATCCCGGAAGTGCAAGTGGTAGTCGAATTGTTTCTAAGGATACTACTACAAAATCAGAGGCTCAAGCTTCAGTGAGAACCTATGCCATACACGCTAGAGAGGAGGCCTCAGCTCTTGATGTCATTACGGGTatattttctatctatgataCTCTTGTCATTGGCTTAGTTGACccaggatcaacccattcatacatttgcatgaaattggtgtctggCATGGATATGTCTATGGAACCCACAGAATTTGTAATCAAGGTgtcgaaccctctaggcaa gtatatgagaaaagggtatgaagcctactTTACTTTTGtactgaatactaaagaatcAGAGTTAAAAATTGAGTCGGTACCGATAGTGcatgaatatccggatgtgttcccGAAAGAGTTGTATGGTTGGCCTTctgttagagaagtagagtttggtattgagctagttCCAGGAAAAACCCCTATTTCTATTgccccgtataggatggcaccaaccgagttgtAA